The Montipora capricornis isolate CH-2021 chromosome 3, ASM3666992v2, whole genome shotgun sequence genome window below encodes:
- the LOC138043515 gene encoding uncharacterized protein yields MIDAGAKLSENPGWHLKNSYLYQSNVNEFTGVISGHLHTISVPVDKSAVPCLDPGAFKVDLDKYRGFVGNNENPEQSPYENLPDAAATYAVGGMATHWTACTPREHPTIERSPLLTDQEWDEMYKEAETILKTNQNMFDDTKIDQPGGGAPSGVTHFIRNTVVRDILRSTYPHLKKKEAIPQYLPLAGVRREDAPEFITWSGADTVLGEDMLKALKEGNRFNLKEMWQCVKLIYTDSGHGTQKVTYAEVRDLLSKSSYRVKAKTFVIAAGAILTPQILFNSEIRPTALGHYLCYQPLAFCQVVLLQKIVDGIMENPEWREMVAKYRESHPDDPIPIPTTDPQPQCWIPVSESRPWHCQVHRDAFSYGGVAPNVDTRLIVDLRWFGIMQPCFDNCVEFSTKDDNKDTFGLPQPTFKVNLSKKDSDNAHSMMEDMLVAARSLGGFLPGAEPSFQKPGLDLHFTGTCRMGTSEKDSVVDTQSKVWGYDNLYLGTCGVIPTGTACNTTLTGMAIAIKACEGIPGESD; encoded by the exons ATGATCGACGCTGGAGCAAAGCTTTCTGAGAATCCAGGCTGGCATTTGAAAAATTCTTACCTGTATCAAAGCAACGTCAATGAGTTTACTGGCGTGATTTCGGGTCACTTGCATACTATTTCAGTGCCTGTTGATAAAAGTGCCGTACCGTGCCTTGACCCTGGTGCCTTCAAGGTGGATCTTGACAAATATAGAGG aTTTGTAGGTAACAATGAGAATCCAGAGCAAAGTCCTTACGAAAATCTACCTGATGCTGCGGCTACGTATGCTGTAGGGGGAATGGCCACTCACTGGACAGCATGCACTCCACGGGAACACCCGACAATTGAACGAAGTCCGCTTTTAACCGATCAAGAATGGGACGAAATGTACAAGGAGGCTGAAACTATTCTGAAAACCAACCAGAACATGTTTGACGATACTAAGATCGATCAGCCCGGAGGTGGAGCGCCTTCCGGCGTCACTCACTTCATCCGTAATACCGTTGTGAGGGATATTCTACGCTCCACCTATCCACATCTCAAAAAGAAAGAAGCTATACCACAGTACCTTCCGCTGGCTGGAGTAAGACGTGAGGACGCTCCGGAGTTCATTACATGGAGTGGTGCAGACACTGTGCTTGGTGAAGACATGCTAAAGGCACTGAAGGAAGGAAACCGATTTAATTTAAAG GAAATGTGGCAGTGCGTTAAACTGATCTACACCGACAGTGGCCATGGAACCCAAAAGGTTACCTATGCCGAGGTTAGAGACCTCCTAAGCAAGAGTAGCTACCGAGTAAAAGCGAAGACATTTGTTATAGCAGCAGGGGCCATCCTCACACCTCAAATCCTATTCAACTCGGAGATTAGGCCAACTGCCTTGGGTCATTACCTCTGTTACCAACCATTGGCCTTCTGTCAAGTTGTATTGCTTCAGAAAATCGTAGACGGCATTATGGAAAATCCGGAATGGAGAGAAATGGTGGCAAAATACCGAGAAAGTCACCCGGATGATCCCATACCAATTCCGACCACTGACCCACAACCACAG TGTTGGATTCCAGTGTCTGAAAGCCGTCCCTGGCACTGTCAAGTGCACCGTGATGCCTTCTCTTATGGGGGTGTGGCCCCGAACGTGGATACGCGCCTCATTGTCGACTTGAGATGGTTCGGAATAATGCAACCGTGTTTTGACAACTGCGTTGAGTTTAGCACCAAAGATGATAACAAGGACACGTTTGGGTTGCCTCAACCGACCTTCAAGGTGAACCTGAGCAAGAAAGATAGCGACAATGCTCACTCAATGATGGAAGACATGCTGGTCGCTGCTAGAAGCCTTGGGGGCTTCCTTCCAGGAGCCGAGCCATCTTTTCAGAAGCCGGGATTAGATTTGCATTTTACT GGCACCTGCCGCATGGGAACAAGTGAAAAAGACAGTGTGGTAGACACCCAATCAAAAGTATGGGGCTATGACAATCTCTACCTTGGAACATGTGGGGTCATCCCCACTGGAACGGCCTGCAACACTACCCTCACAGGCATGGCTATTGCAATAAAAGCTTGTGAGGGAATTCCTGGTGAAAGCGATTAA
- the LOC138040661 gene encoding uncharacterized protein yields the protein MTNINKFLYFCCVVIALAEKACVGFVRSFVKSARRVAQRFHRSTNTDCAVFLIYIFQFRPEFRRCTMCLVLAFSEAATGSTRCFPQTQGYHGNSKELDISNCVTEEINKNVK from the exons ATGACAAATATCAACAAATTCCTATACTTCTGTTGCGTAG TGATTGCGCTCGCGGAAAAAGCCTGTGTCggttttgttcggtcgtttgtTAAAAGCGCGCGGAGGGTCGCGCAGAGGTTCCACAGATCGACGAACACGGATTGTGCTGTTTtcctcatttacat ATTTCAGTTTCGACCAGAGTTTCGACGGTGTACAATGTgtttggtgttagcgttttcGGAG GCAGCCACGGGATCAACCAGGTGCTTTCCTCAAACACAAg gaTACCATGGAAATAGCAAGGAATTGGACATTAGCAATTGTGTAACTGAAGAGatcaataaaaatgtaaaatga